A stretch of the Candidatus Methylomirabilota bacterium genome encodes the following:
- a CDS encoding type II secretion system protein GspG has translation MADLEHSKRSLPRATYTPIKTPRPPVHEPGRALDKWAYLAALRPTVQEMAVVIRRLTTGEPPLPEPDRVHLETIQAVVAESPESPSASLPLSMMERMAAVPARLLLRFGAELQAVRQQAVEQTIGSHAAILARYEATTGPSGGTRPGAQSTIPREYTLDPQMVLPGAPGAQVYRYESQPAALTGPAARTAARRARAAADSIGQIATAGAFVVQPPAKPEPAVAPMAPPIAVGRLMAWAAANDVQKAQAEHTMALAARIGPGAATYTLAQFRASALALVTATKDANYAFEQRLQIEPVGMLHLERLSFIPAGIERGELKYSVPLSPGEQVNITHKEWSNTSEEFERIVTDFIEAFSEEGVTEKSELTQSTTNQQQHTSGFDLGVTASGGWGPVSISTTANYNVSNSASVSQQTARNQSNELTRKASSRSKKEHKTSFKVASASGTEDQAVRLIKNPFDDRTTRVDYYQLVRKWRVDLYRYGLRMTYDLTIPEPGSDILSKLVELKAVTAALQEGFGESTASLPWARFDLTPKQITRDNYLDLAAQYGVPVEPPPADEIPVTKAFTRNWPNKDSSNDSDYTTFEVAVPDGYVVRGWSNNWRWWAWTDEDYHFEIRPDLNTWLGVGGALTMSVGTKWVSAFDIQLKLWFGLSGAAYDAWRQRVWGTLREAAQARYEQNRTMLKDRLAQLQEELSAQDALSLRKIEREEVMKHVLRWLFGPTFTFVPPGLPPDLYGPNGAVLDASLWGLVLAHGEVIKFLHQAIEWENMLFFLYPYFWSHTARWEFKKYLDHPDFLHRVFLKSGSARVVLTIRPGFERDFVSFLETGTLDGLPDTHPYMTIATEMQAYANTNYPGIRSANTVDNARPLLTPLQLKAWDEMQGIIALLERFKQNNGGYPTTAQGLAALAPLGPVPPADPWGRPYQYRSPGAYTDFELFTLGSDGEPDGEGEAADITSWAEASLIGQWYEYTPTSALDIAFDETMPTA, from the coding sequence ATGGCCGATCTCGAGCATTCCAAGCGCAGCCTGCCACGGGCCACGTACACGCCGATCAAGACCCCGCGCCCACCCGTGCACGAGCCCGGGCGCGCGCTCGACAAGTGGGCCTACCTGGCCGCGCTGCGCCCGACGGTACAGGAGATGGCGGTCGTCATCCGGCGGCTGACCACCGGCGAGCCGCCGCTGCCCGAGCCCGACCGCGTGCACCTGGAGACCATCCAGGCCGTCGTCGCCGAGTCGCCCGAGTCGCCGAGCGCCTCGCTGCCGCTGTCCATGATGGAGCGCATGGCCGCAGTGCCCGCGCGCCTGCTGCTGCGCTTCGGGGCCGAGCTGCAGGCCGTCCGCCAGCAAGCCGTCGAGCAGACCATCGGCAGCCACGCCGCGATTCTCGCTCGCTACGAGGCCACGACCGGCCCGAGCGGCGGCACGCGGCCCGGCGCGCAGTCCACCATCCCGCGCGAGTACACGCTGGACCCGCAGATGGTGCTGCCCGGCGCGCCCGGCGCCCAGGTGTACCGCTACGAGAGTCAGCCCGCGGCCCTCACCGGCCCAGCCGCCCGCACGGCGGCCAGGCGGGCGCGCGCCGCCGCCGACTCGATCGGCCAGATCGCGACGGCGGGGGCCTTCGTGGTGCAGCCGCCGGCGAAGCCGGAGCCGGCGGTCGCCCCCATGGCGCCGCCGATCGCGGTCGGACGGCTGATGGCCTGGGCCGCCGCCAACGACGTGCAGAAGGCGCAGGCCGAGCACACGATGGCGCTGGCCGCGCGCATCGGGCCGGGCGCGGCCACCTATACGCTGGCCCAGTTCCGCGCGTCGGCCCTCGCCCTGGTGACCGCGACGAAGGACGCCAACTACGCCTTCGAGCAGCGGCTGCAGATCGAGCCGGTGGGCATGCTGCACCTCGAGCGCCTCTCCTTCATCCCGGCCGGCATCGAGCGCGGCGAGCTGAAGTACTCGGTGCCGCTGTCTCCGGGCGAGCAGGTGAACATCACCCACAAGGAGTGGTCGAACACCTCCGAGGAGTTCGAGCGCATCGTCACCGACTTCATCGAGGCCTTCAGCGAGGAGGGCGTCACCGAGAAGAGCGAGCTGACCCAGTCGACCACGAACCAGCAGCAGCACACCAGCGGGTTCGACCTCGGGGTCACCGCCTCGGGCGGGTGGGGGCCGGTCAGCATCTCGACCACCGCGAACTACAACGTCTCGAACAGCGCCAGCGTCTCGCAGCAGACCGCGCGCAACCAGAGCAACGAGCTGACCCGCAAGGCGTCCTCGCGCTCCAAGAAGGAGCACAAGACCTCGTTCAAGGTGGCCTCCGCCTCGGGGACGGAGGATCAGGCGGTGCGCCTGATCAAGAACCCGTTCGACGACCGTACCACCCGCGTGGACTACTACCAGCTGGTGCGCAAGTGGCGGGTGGATCTCTACCGCTACGGCCTGCGCATGACGTACGACCTGACCATCCCCGAGCCGGGCTCCGACATCCTCTCCAAGCTCGTCGAGCTGAAGGCGGTGACGGCGGCGCTCCAGGAAGGGTTCGGGGAGTCGACCGCGAGCCTGCCCTGGGCGCGCTTCGACCTGACCCCGAAGCAGATCACCCGCGACAACTACCTCGATCTGGCCGCGCAGTACGGCGTGCCGGTCGAGCCGCCGCCGGCCGATGAGATCCCGGTCACGAAGGCCTTCACCCGCAACTGGCCCAACAAGGACTCGTCCAACGACAGCGACTACACCACCTTCGAGGTCGCGGTGCCCGACGGCTACGTGGTGCGTGGCTGGTCCAATAACTGGCGGTGGTGGGCGTGGACGGACGAGGACTACCACTTCGAGATCCGGCCGGATCTGAACACGTGGCTCGGGGTGGGCGGCGCGCTGACCATGTCGGTGGGCACCAAGTGGGTCTCGGCCTTCGACATCCAGCTGAAGCTCTGGTTCGGCCTCAGCGGGGCCGCGTACGACGCCTGGCGCCAGCGCGTGTGGGGAACGCTGCGCGAGGCGGCGCAGGCCCGCTACGAGCAGAACCGGACCATGCTGAAGGACCGCCTCGCCCAGCTACAGGAGGAGCTGAGCGCGCAGGACGCGCTGAGCCTGCGCAAGATCGAGCGCGAGGAAGTGATGAAGCACGTCCTGCGCTGGCTCTTCGGCCCGACCTTCACCTTCGTGCCGCCGGGCCTGCCGCCCGATCTCTACGGACCGAACGGCGCGGTGCTGGACGCGTCGCTGTGGGGCCTGGTGCTCGCCCACGGCGAGGTCATCAAGTTCCTGCACCAGGCCATCGAGTGGGAGAACATGCTGTTCTTCTTGTACCCGTACTTCTGGTCACACACGGCGCGCTGGGAGTTCAAGAAGTATCTGGACCACCCGGATTTCCTGCACCGCGTGTTCCTCAAGTCGGGCAGCGCCCGGGTGGTGCTGACGATCCGGCCCGGCTTCGAGCGCGATTTCGTCTCGTTCCTCGAGACCGGCACCCTCGACGGCCTGCCCGACACGCACCCGTACATGACCATCGCCACCGAGATGCAGGCCTATGCCAATACCAACTACCCGGGCATTCGTTCCGCCAACACGGTGGACAATGCCCGCCCGCTGCTCACGCCGCTGCAACTGAAGGCGTGGGACGAGATGCAGGGCATCATCGCGCTGCTGGAGCGCTTCAAGCAAAACAACGGGGGCTACCCGACCACCGCTCAGGGGCTCGCCGCGCTGGCCCCGTTGGGGCCGGTGCCGCCGGCCGACCCATGGGGCCGTCCGTACCAGTACCGCAGCCCCGGCGCCTACACCGACTTCGAGTTGTTCACGCTGGGCTCCGACGGCGAGCCCGACGGGGAGGGCGAGGCTGCCGACATCACCAGCTGGGCGGAGGCGTCGTTGATCGGCCAATGGTACGAGTACACGCCGACGAGCGCGCTGGACATCGCGTTCGACGAGACCATGCCGACCGCCTAG
- a CDS encoding hydantoinase/oxoprolinase family protein: MSADEHRSAATPRRAAKLVGVDVGGTFTDLVLVDETTGEVRVAKVPTTVANQAGGVQAALASVDTRAADIEVIVHGTTTATNALLERKGARTGLITTRGFRDVLELGRRTRPTPYGLKGTFEALIPRDLRLEVDERVDAEGLVVTPLALDQVREAVATLRARGVEALVIHFMHSYLNDAHERQAREAAAALWPNAYLTAGAALLPEYREFERGTTAAINGFVQPVIDRYLRTLAGELARQGYRRELLVMQGNGGTMSVDVAARHAVSTLMSGPAAGVKAAAYTALAAGHRNIISCDMGGTSFDVGVIRDGRPALTADKEMGYGLPVRVPMIDIHTIGAGGGSIARVNSAGILQVGPESAGADPGSICYGRGGEEPTITDANLLLGRLNPTGLLGVQQAARLDRIRDIFDKKIGAHLGLHPDEVAAAIVRVANDKMAGAIRLVSLQRGHDPRDFVLFAFGGAGPLHAVALARELAIPRVLVPARPGITSALGCLVADVRHDFVRTINQGVLRMDVEAAHRILADQVAEGRRLLATEGVEVETVSVQHEADMQFVGQTHVLTVAIPRTDFAREELMSAFEKAYWERFEVELREMRAQVVSLRTAVIGRRRPVSLEGLIALDRGGAAAPAGRRRVWFDAGWQETPVYRREQLGAGAALVGPAIVEQLDSTTVIEPGDRLRVDALGNLEITVRGVEAGPSPCPLPGGERGRE, encoded by the coding sequence ATGTCCGCCGACGAGCATCGCTCTGCCGCCACGCCACGACGCGCCGCCAAGCTCGTCGGCGTCGACGTGGGCGGCACCTTCACCGACCTGGTGCTGGTCGACGAGACCACCGGCGAGGTACGGGTGGCCAAGGTCCCGACCACGGTGGCCAACCAGGCCGGCGGGGTGCAGGCGGCGCTGGCCTCCGTCGACACGCGGGCCGCCGACATCGAAGTGATCGTGCACGGGACGACCACCGCCACCAACGCCCTGCTCGAGCGGAAAGGCGCGCGCACCGGGCTCATCACCACGCGCGGCTTCCGCGACGTGCTGGAGCTGGGACGCCGCACCCGGCCGACGCCCTACGGGCTCAAGGGCACGTTCGAGGCGCTGATCCCGCGCGACCTGCGCCTGGAAGTCGACGAGCGCGTGGACGCCGAGGGGCTGGTGGTCACGCCGCTGGCCCTCGACCAGGTGCGCGAGGCCGTCGCCACGCTGCGCGCGCGGGGCGTCGAGGCGCTCGTCATCCACTTCATGCACTCCTATCTCAACGACGCGCACGAGCGGCAGGCGCGCGAGGCCGCGGCGGCGCTCTGGCCCAACGCCTACCTCACCGCCGGGGCCGCGCTGCTGCCCGAGTACCGCGAGTTCGAGCGCGGAACGACCGCGGCCATCAACGGCTTCGTGCAGCCGGTGATCGACCGGTACCTGCGCACCCTGGCCGGCGAGCTGGCGCGGCAGGGCTACCGGCGCGAGCTGCTGGTCATGCAGGGCAACGGCGGCACCATGTCGGTGGACGTGGCCGCGCGGCACGCGGTCAGCACGCTGATGTCGGGGCCCGCGGCGGGCGTGAAGGCGGCCGCCTACACCGCGCTGGCCGCCGGGCACCGGAACATCATCAGCTGCGACATGGGCGGAACCAGCTTCGACGTGGGGGTGATCCGCGACGGTCGTCCCGCGCTCACCGCGGACAAGGAGATGGGCTACGGGCTGCCGGTGCGCGTGCCGATGATCGACATCCACACCATCGGCGCCGGCGGCGGCTCGATCGCCCGGGTGAACTCGGCGGGCATCCTGCAGGTGGGACCGGAGAGCGCGGGCGCCGATCCGGGCTCCATCTGCTACGGGCGCGGTGGCGAGGAGCCGACCATCACCGACGCGAACCTGCTGCTGGGCCGCCTGAACCCGACCGGGCTGCTCGGTGTGCAGCAGGCGGCACGCCTGGACCGCATCCGCGACATCTTCGACAAGAAGATCGGCGCGCATCTGGGGCTCCATCCGGACGAGGTGGCCGCCGCGATCGTGCGCGTGGCCAACGACAAGATGGCCGGCGCGATCCGGCTGGTGTCGCTGCAGCGCGGCCACGATCCGCGCGACTTCGTGCTGTTCGCCTTCGGGGGCGCGGGCCCCCTGCACGCCGTGGCCCTGGCCCGCGAGCTGGCCATCCCGCGCGTGCTGGTGCCGGCGCGACCGGGCATCACCTCGGCGCTGGGCTGCCTGGTCGCCGACGTGCGCCACGACTTCGTGAGGACGATCAACCAGGGCGTGCTGCGGATGGACGTGGAGGCGGCGCATCGGATCCTGGCCGACCAGGTGGCCGAGGGCCGGCGGCTGCTGGCCACCGAGGGCGTCGAGGTCGAAACGGTGAGCGTCCAGCACGAGGCCGACATGCAGTTCGTGGGGCAGACGCACGTGCTCACCGTCGCCATCCCGCGGACCGACTTCGCGCGCGAAGAGCTGATGAGCGCGTTCGAGAAGGCCTACTGGGAGCGCTTCGAGGTCGAGCTGCGCGAGATGCGCGCCCAGGTGGTGAGCCTGCGCACCGCGGTGATCGGCCGCCGCCGGCCGGTGTCGCTCGAGGGGCTGATCGCGCTGGACCGCGGCGGCGCGGCCGCGCCGGCCGGGCGGCGGCGCGTGTGGTTCGACGCGGGCTGGCAGGAGACGCCGGTGTACCGGCGCGAGCAGCTCGGCGCCGGCGCCGCGCTGGTCGGGCCGGCCATCGTGGAGCAGCTCGATTCCACCACCGTGATCGAGCCGGGGGATCGCCTGCGCGTGGACGCGCTGGGGAATCTGGAGATCACGGTGCGGGGGGTGGAAGCTGGCCCCTCACCCTGCCCTCTCCCCGGGGGGGAGAGGGGGAGAGAATGA
- a CDS encoding hydantoinase B/oxoprolinase family protein, whose translation MDAIDPVTLVVVQNGLQQVASEMDLTFERAAFSPVISEGFDRSDGIYARDNGEVIAQGELGLPIFVGVMQFTTRAVIDHVSAGAEPLRPGDIFIVNDPYCGGTHLMDVKMVKPYFYRGQLWAYLSNTGHWPDTGGSVPGGFSTRATEVQQEGLRLPPVKLFREGVMQPDILSIILANIRVPEERIGDIKAQVAALTVGEKRLTALLDRYGEPTVTACIAELRRRSDRMMRAHIAKIPDGVYSGEAFVDSDGVDPDPLAVRLRIKKEATDLHFDFSQSSGPCRGPLNSVIATTKAAVYLAIKHIFPDVPINAGCFEPLHVADPHGTFLYARYPRPVSGCAAEVSSRIAESVFSTLAHAIPDDLFAAPAGTSGNLTLGGHDPLKERHYIMYVFSGGGYGGSAEDDGLTNGCSTIGISKTQPTEVLEQHYPVLFERYALRERSGGAGKTRGGFGVDYKIRVRRGEALLSFLMDHGRFGPPGLFGGRDGAPNEVIVHREGGDYVSPHLSKDEDIRLVAGDSITVRTPGGGGYGDPRRRDPALVARDVARGYLTAEDAARDYAVVVTAADPPALDRAATDALRRRG comes from the coding sequence ATGGACGCGATCGATCCGGTGACGCTGGTCGTGGTGCAGAACGGGCTGCAGCAGGTGGCGAGCGAGATGGACCTCACCTTCGAGCGCGCCGCCTTCTCGCCGGTGATCTCGGAGGGCTTCGACCGCTCCGACGGCATCTACGCGCGCGACAACGGCGAGGTCATCGCGCAGGGCGAGCTGGGGCTGCCCATCTTCGTGGGGGTCATGCAGTTCACCACCCGCGCGGTGATCGACCATGTGAGCGCGGGCGCCGAGCCGCTGCGGCCCGGCGACATCTTCATCGTCAACGACCCGTACTGCGGCGGCACGCATCTGATGGACGTGAAGATGGTGAAGCCGTACTTCTACCGGGGCCAGCTCTGGGCCTATCTCTCGAATACCGGGCACTGGCCGGACACCGGCGGCTCGGTGCCCGGCGGCTTCTCCACGCGGGCCACCGAGGTGCAGCAGGAGGGCCTGCGGCTGCCCCCGGTGAAGCTCTTCCGCGAGGGCGTGATGCAGCCCGACATCCTCAGCATCATCCTCGCCAACATCCGGGTGCCCGAGGAGCGCATCGGCGACATCAAGGCGCAGGTGGCCGCGCTCACCGTGGGCGAGAAGCGCCTCACCGCCCTGCTCGACCGCTACGGCGAGCCCACCGTGACCGCGTGCATCGCCGAATTGCGCCGCCGCTCCGACCGCATGATGCGGGCGCACATCGCCAAGATCCCCGACGGCGTCTACTCCGGCGAGGCCTTCGTGGACTCGGACGGCGTCGATCCCGACCCGCTGGCCGTCCGGCTCCGGATCAAGAAGGAGGCCACGGACCTGCACTTCGACTTCTCTCAGTCGAGCGGGCCGTGCCGCGGGCCGCTGAACAGCGTGATCGCCACCACCAAGGCCGCGGTGTACCTGGCCATCAAGCACATCTTCCCGGATGTGCCGATCAACGCGGGATGCTTCGAGCCGCTGCACGTGGCCGACCCGCACGGCACGTTCCTCTACGCGCGCTACCCGCGCCCGGTCTCGGGCTGCGCGGCCGAGGTCAGCTCGCGCATCGCCGAGTCGGTCTTCAGCACGCTGGCCCACGCGATCCCGGACGATCTCTTCGCGGCGCCCGCGGGCACCAGCGGCAACCTCACGCTCGGCGGTCACGACCCCTTGAAAGAGCGGCACTACATCATGTACGTCTTCAGCGGCGGCGGCTACGGGGGCAGCGCCGAGGACGACGGGCTCACCAACGGCTGCTCGACCATCGGCATCTCGAAGACGCAGCCCACCGAGGTGCTGGAGCAGCACTACCCGGTGCTGTTCGAGCGCTACGCCCTGCGCGAGCGCTCGGGCGGCGCGGGCAAGACGCGCGGCGGGTTCGGAGTGGACTACAAGATCCGGGTGCGGCGCGGCGAAGCGCTGCTGTCGTTCCTGATGGACCACGGCCGCTTCGGGCCGCCCGGGCTCTTCGGCGGCCGCGATGGGGCGCCCAACGAGGTGATCGTGCACCGGGAAGGGGGCGACTACGTCTCGCCGCACCTGTCGAAGGACGAGGACATCCGGCTGGTCGCCGGCGACAGCATCACGGTGCGCACGCCGGGCGGTGGCGGCTACGGCGATCCCCGGCGGCGCGATCCCGCTCTGGTGGCGCGGGACGTGGCGCGGGGATATCTGACGGCAGAGGATGCGGCGCGGGACTACGCGGTCGTCGTGACCGCGGCGGATCCCCCGGCCCTGGATCGCGCCGCGACCGACGCGCTCCGACGCCGCGGCTGA
- a CDS encoding extradiol ring-cleavage dioxygenase, translating to MAQITLGIGSSHSPMLSTPYEAFAGLGDLDRARLREFAAKARECAGRIDRELRPEVTRARHDATQAAVRQLGEVLAEEAPDAVVVIGDDQNEWFGPDHRPALCIYWGESVENLPPPRASVPPLRQLSYWGLYGDGANRAFPVDAALGRHLIETLTHDFDFDVAHLRVQPRHGPFGHAWSFVHQRLMGERIVPIVPVLLNTYYPPNQPTPRRCHQLGRAIRQAIEDWPARKRVAVLASGGLSHFFVDEELDRHVLDLLAKRDGDALSALPPAQLESGNSEIRNWIATAGATEHLAMRLVDYVPSYRSAAGSGVGMAFAVWQ from the coding sequence ATGGCGCAGATCACGCTCGGCATCGGCAGCTCGCACAGCCCGATGCTGAGCACGCCCTACGAGGCGTTTGCCGGGCTCGGCGACCTCGATCGCGCGCGCCTGCGCGAGTTCGCGGCGAAGGCGCGCGAGTGCGCCGGGCGGATCGATCGCGAGCTGCGCCCCGAGGTCACCCGGGCCCGACACGACGCGACGCAGGCCGCGGTCCGGCAGCTCGGCGAGGTGCTGGCCGAGGAGGCACCCGACGCGGTGGTCGTCATCGGCGACGACCAGAACGAGTGGTTCGGCCCCGACCACCGCCCGGCCCTCTGCATCTACTGGGGCGAGTCGGTCGAGAACCTCCCGCCGCCGCGGGCGAGCGTGCCGCCGCTGCGGCAGCTCTCCTACTGGGGGCTCTACGGTGACGGGGCCAACCGCGCGTTTCCGGTGGACGCCGCGCTCGGCCGGCACCTCATCGAGACGCTCACGCACGACTTCGACTTCGACGTCGCGCACCTGCGCGTGCAGCCGCGCCACGGTCCGTTCGGCCACGCGTGGAGCTTCGTGCACCAGCGGCTGATGGGCGAGCGCATCGTTCCGATCGTGCCGGTGCTGCTCAACACCTACTATCCGCCGAACCAGCCGACGCCGCGGCGCTGCCATCAGCTGGGACGGGCGATCCGGCAGGCGATCGAGGACTGGCCCGCCCGCAAGCGCGTGGCCGTCCTGGCCTCGGGCGGGCTCAGCCACTTCTTCGTCGACGAGGAGCTGGACCGGCACGTGCTCGACCTGCTCGCCAAGAGGGACGGCGACGCGCTGAGCGCCCTGCCCCCGGCGCAGCTCGAGTCCGGCAACTCGGAGATCCGCAACTGGATCGCCACCGCCGGTGCGACCGAGCACCTGGCGATGCGCCTCGTCGACTACGTCCCGAGCTACCGGTCGGCGGCCGGGTCCGGAGTCGGCATGGCCTTCGCGGTCTGGCAATAG